From a single Larimichthys crocea isolate SSNF chromosome XIII, L_crocea_2.0, whole genome shotgun sequence genomic region:
- the kmt2ba gene encoding histone-lysine N-methyltransferase 2B, which produces MYERVQEEDFTGFGTTRVRPQKTSGNVSQSSLVSQAKAPQASGHSLGAKPLVGKILPKTPKAALIGKIVPRVPKEVQDGKDNPEKDQQIPKAVIQLHGKQVALTAKAKHADVQPSGRQSSTRSADIIRRTGKSADSGSKQNQTAATSAGSPKQEKPLSSLTAVKGVEKASKVKEEGEVSEDSYTDQSQPQRSVRRIRGFRFGNTRRTSQAVALSFTSFHKRQRKKIPKGMGASPEAGAEAGAQSGEEAAMPLECKGADSPEKKVHKKQRRSLFGKRRAPKKNLDRPRLSRNRTRRVFYTYVTEPVPATPTLDVTEQQVQGQNITPTEGEPSSISEQAQQSSNNSTPVMSARSSRVIKVPKRFLDEQMIPFPKGSLTTWLKSQQRDDGKPSPSCHESSSDDSSLPSDSDSASVVDSPSSVSKFPSKPSQGSSHLEIYKNLKKLTLKLAEKKKGQPDAQGDYTHEGDRLSSNVKKRRRSKIMMEEMDSPGVVRKLAVVVNTDVEALSHVPSADKGNNNEAGSMTGDSREALEVSGPSHRIGLSGANKTMLHLLKKAKVQLIKIDQQKQLKLSQLGSTESQVPVSGRRRKRRVGISPKDARPQEQTLGGPRIKHVCRAAAVALGQPRAMVPDDIPRLSALPLHEREGITFSPTAEDVADDDDDITDQGRAQWVVSQENIQRRRRGQGRGKGHRFRKRKVLSRFASGGVRSRRCGHCKGCLIEEDCAECVNCLDKPKFGGPNTKRQCCIYKKCDRIEKAKMERIIKPFKVQSRRFSGSVSSSDDANWRFEGADEGSSTMSTGVRKQSLRNITPRSYSGLLKSESEEEDKGGQDKADEPRVKPNVAAASNQDLAPQDGGSLPDNPAPEVVKHRRPFSRAAGNRPRAYKEQENTEETEPRETLPESSASRSPMPKLQRQLQIHLHRLPDFILQSAMCLPQQLPQCMDRCASQLHPKLSQLVTQPAISHSSHSTMQCTPEWSQPVTHPASLPPPHPITDSPQKSLTLRLHRLPQSVVESLRLHNYVSSSSQQHPPSILDSEASSKLCFQAPPESEMQCPDVLTETHKANKETVHETVHVLAQTLDPHTKLQEDTREEHEDERGDQPEEEEKEDEDVSVKGTVVQNCPTTDPQYVLHSQNPAECASVNTLAGLTNGFPQKGLLQNKYKIRVDFKEDCAVQNVWLMGGLSVLTSVPTTPQPVCLLCASKGRHEMIFCQICCEPFHSFCLLPEERPMKENKENWCCRRCKFCHVCGRRSKSSKPVLQCRRCQTSYHPSCLGPTYPKPMNCSMPWVCMTCIRCKSCGVTPGMTWDLAWNHERDLCPDCTLLHNKGDFCTVCHKCYDDTKQHTQMIQCSECSHWIHHTCEGLSDELFELLSYQPEEMSFTCQPCRQHPAEHSSLKEELQSRLIVGLAEVLTDLLHNNSTQHLLICKMCQETDTCSVREQQPVCDLQAMEKKFERGGYTSIKAFHTDVASVMRKWLKEEELLPEDQRPTSQAKAHYVQLIEQVFSWFPAHHLKKWNSFSEEFPSGMLPEAVLPPSKEHSYAQWLERPYQPKESRGPHAGKTDSLHSGVSHSFHLNAHGHRTSDLETEDSRQCALCQQYGDSVPSDAGRLLYMGQNEWAHVNCCLWSAEVYEENSALLQVHSAVSRGRHLRCDRCGQSGATVGCLIATCQSNFHFMCARAQNCVFQQDRKMYCYKHSDLVSAKMVSGKGFEVPRRVYVDFEGINLRRKFLTGLEPETINMTIGSLQIQKLGVLSELSSNGRMLYPVGYQCSRLYWSTVDPRRRCKYTCKVTEVSTPLPGEEQDPRWDQEENHTIVHSPSHHRDVESLDCLSSSSSPIKSTTPSPNSKQHNTPRSKSPGYPQTRRPAGGSSRPLPSPGTAAPKSHHILTLRDLEDTRRPRRLSSRSRCSSSPTDSDPSVPMTLRSGGTVHSRCALFSSPPRSSNLGPASPPLSRQNSTSPVWSSPPRSTSSISAGLSPRQGAITHSPKGRQNFKITTPVSAEVPQDFLASSEAEDAAVATTNGISLAPDNLEEEVAHLMSQELPYTVFDTDTEVAVASMLNAKLEFDEALLTENVALHCGAQSGRGEVEGVGQDVEMQEENRENESEDEDSRRYLKFSRTVVCDAASSSDASGQLTSTQSISQLDGADGGSESDESEAGDDEAEDTEEEEGEIQMHANHNTPTKQLTVALKRLESVYNTSTADQEFQEQPDVLESGYANDGMSVQGEEVLMSSEPAQDDVFLDSATGHFVSPGDAAVTYPNDEVDFKDDSSSSTDSAEGFKDDLNDPDYSPEHETTSPMKTIFAKSKRPAPNLKRFSPKPCLPQQTKVKLLLPSQQTANNASVSSPAATFCTLPRTVTSPIVINGLNALPIEPGATRGRTVAIRLDNSKPGSQQQVVIQNQAATTSSPPTQNPAPQVLLVNRQGQILIKDPRSNTYQSLSTNSPAYNKISQIAKILHSGNALQRSVPRVVIRNRSNVSATDASPAGNHTTTTERKIIVRVVPVKSSGTPGTTTAVSTHRAPEASFSDIKESTAQAIIDRAMATHRNAPKTEPIILSNTRTPKARHGQPSQLKEAEDSDQSPAASSETPGGSPASLHHQVRIKRVSSVSERPSRKKSKMDFLRDPSNEPDEVNEAGRPSGVRMKAPTMTDVLDMDTENIHNEPGPLRITAPPPPPTPSRYPRTESPPPHTPTNSHILAKTHMWVSARHGDLCEWGPYSGFSSDDDAPVLKHRQRTYMNQPHLRFEITSDDGFSVKANSIEVAWRAVIDSVLEARAGFHLKQLPLGSMSGPRVLGVVHDAVIFLLEQLQGAANCKYHRFRFHRCDDIEEELPLNPSGCARSEVCTRKATFDMFNFLASQHRELPDIVGPFDEEEDEFPLKSSRRATSSELPMAMRFRHLEKISKEAVGVYRSEIHGRGLFCKRNIEAGEMVIEYAGNVIRAVLTDKREKYYDSKGIGCYMFRIDDFDVVDATMQGNAARFINHSCEPNCYSRVINVDGRKHIVIFALRKIYRGEELTYDYKFPIEDENSKLHCNCGARRCRRFLN; this is translated from the exons ATGTATGAGAGGGTCCAG GAGGAAGATTTCACTGGATTTGGGACCACAAGAGTTCGTCCACAGAAAACTTCTGGCAATGTTTCTCAGTCATCGTTAGTCAGCCAAGCAAAGGCTCCCCAGGCTTCGGGTCATTCTCTGGGAGCAAAGCCTCTCGTTGGAAAAATTTTACCCAAGACTCCAAAAGCGGCTCTTATTGGGAAAATTGTACCAAGGGTCCCTAAAGAAGTCCAGGATGGTAAAGACAACCCAGAAAAAGACCAACAAATACCCAAAGCGGTTATTCAACTGCATGGCAAACAGGTAGCTCTCACTGCGAAAGCCAAACATGCAGATGTGCAGCCCTCAGGTAGACAGAGCAGTACAAGATCAGCTGACATTATCAGGAGAACAGGAAAATCAGCAGACTCAGGCAGCAAGCAAAACCAAACAGCTGCTACCTCAGCCGGTAGCCCCAAGCAAGAAAAGCCGCTAAGTTCTCTGACAGCAGTCAAGGGTGTAGAAAAGGCTTCCAAGGTCAAAGAAGAAGGTGAGGTGTCGGAGGACTCATACACAGACCAATCCCAGCCACAGAGATCTGTCAGACGCATAAGGGGCTTTCGATTTGGGAACACCAGACGCACATCTCAAGCAGTAGCTCTGTCATTCACATCCTTTCACAAACGGCAGAGGAAGAAAATTCCTAAGGGCATGGGTGCCTCTCCGGAGGCTGGAGCGGAGGCCGGTGCCCAAAGCGGAGAAGAGGCAGCAATGCCTCTGGAGTGTAAAGGTGCAGATTCTcctgaaaaaaaagtgcacaaaaaACAACGCAGGTCTTTGTTCGGAAAACGAAGGGCACCGAAAAAAAACCTTGATCGGCCACGACTGAGTCGTAATCGCACAAGGCGTGTTTTTTACACTTATGTAACAGAGCCTGTTCCAGCCACGCCCACGCTGGATGTGACTGAGCAGCAGGTGCAAGGTCAGAATATCACTCCAACAGAGGGTGAGCCAAGCTCCATTTCTGAACAGGCCCAGCAGAGCTCAAACAACTCCACTCCTGTAATGAGTGCACGGTCGTCCCGTGTTATCAAAGTTCCGAAAAGGTTCTTGGACGAGCAAATGATTCCCTTCCCAAAAGGTTCTCTGACAACGTGGTTGAAAAGTCAACAGAGAGATGACGGAAAACCAAGTCCATCATGTCATGAGTCAAGCTCGGACGACAGCTCGCTGCCGTCAGACAGCGACTCTGCATCTGTGGTTGACAGCCCGTCCTCTGTGTCAAAGTTCCCATCAAAGCCCAGTCAAGGCTCGAGTCACCTAGAGATCTATAAGAACCTCAAGAAACTGACCTTGAAACTTGCCGAGAAAAAGAAAGGCCAGCCCGACGCTCAGGGGGATTATACACATGAAGGTGACAGGTTGTCCTCTAATGTCAAGAAGAGGCGGAGGTCAAAGATcatgatggaggagatggactCTCCTGGTGTTGTGAGGAAACTAGCTGTGGTGGTGAACACTGATGTGGAAGCTCTTTCACACGTGCCATCAGCAGACAAAGGCAACAACA ATGAAGCTGGAAGCATGACCGGGGACAGTCGCGAGGCGTTGGAAGTCAGCGGGCCGAGCCATCGGATTGGTCTCAGTGGAGCCAATAAGACGATGCTCCACCTGCTGAAGAAAGCCAAAGTCCAGCTCATCAAGATTGATCAACAGAAGCAGCTCAAGTTGTCACAG TTGGGCTCCACAGAATCTCAAGTGCCAGTgagtggaaggaggaggaagaggagagttGGCATATCTCCCAAAGACGCTCGCCCTCAG GAGCAGACGCTCGGTGGTCCGAGGATCAAACATGTCTGTCGGGCCGCGGCTGTGGCTTTGGGCCAGCCCCGCGCCATGGTGCCAGATGATATCCCCAGACTCAGCGCCCTGCCACTTCACGAGAGAGAGGGCATCACCTTTTCTCCCACAGCAGAAG ATGTGgcagatgatgacgatgacatCACTGATCAGGGCAGGGCTCAGTGGGTTGTCTCTCAGGAAAACATccagcggaggaggagggggcaggggagggggaAGGGCCACAGGTTCAGGAAACGGAAGGTTCTGAGTCGGTTTGCGTCCGGGGGAGTTCGCTCCAGGCGCTGTGGACACTGCAAAGGCTGTTTGATAGAGGAGGACTGCGCGGAGTGTGTCAACTGCCTCGACAAGCCCAAGTTCGGGGGACCCAACACCAAGCGACAGTGTTGCAT ATATAAGAAGTGTGACCGGATTGAGAAAGCAAAGATGGAGCGCATCATCAAACCATTTAAAG TCCAGTCGAGGCGGTTTTCGGGCTCTGTGTCAAGCAGTGACGATGCGAACTGGAGGTTTGAAGGAGCAGACGAGGGATCGTCCACAATGTCGACTGGAGTCAGGAAACAGTCCCTGCGTAACATCACGCCACGCTCCTACAGCGGACTGTTGAAGTCTGAATCTGAAGAAGAGGACAAAGGAGGACAGGATAAAGCAGATGAACCAAGAGTCAAGCCAAATGTAGCTGCCGCTAGCAACCAAG ATCTTGCCCCTCAAGATGGCGGATCACTGCCAGACAACCCTGCACCTGAGGTGGTGAAGCATCGCCGGCCCTTCTCCAGAGCAGCTGGTAACAGACCCAGAGCTTACAAg GAACAGGAGAACACGGAGGAGACGGAGCCCAGAGAAACTTTACCAGAAAGCAGCGCGTCCAGGAGCCCAATGCCGAAGCTGCAGCGACAGCTACAAATACACTTACACCGTCTGCCTGATTTTATCCTGCAGTCTGCTATGTGTTTGCCACAGCAGTTGCCCCAGTGTATGGATCGGTGTGCTTCACAGCTGCATCCAAAATTGTCCCAGCTTGTAACACAGCCTGCTATTTCCCATTCATCCCATTCCACAATGCAGTGTACCCCTGAATGGTCCCAGCCTGTAACGCATCCCGCTTCTCTACCTCCACCCCATCCCATAACAGACTCTCCACAGAAATCCCTGACGTTACGCTTGCACCGTTTGCCCCAGTCTGTGGTAGAGTCTTTGCGTTTGCACAATTATGTATCATCGTCATCTCAACAGCACCCCCCGTCCATCCTAGACTCAGAGGCTTCATCAAAGTTGTGTTTTCAGGCACCCCCAGAGTCTGAGATGCAGTGCCCAGATGTTttgactgagacacacaaaGCTAACAAAGAAACTGTGCACGAAACTGTCCACGTGCTCGCTCAGACTCTCGATCCACACACAAAGTTACAGGAGGACACGCGAGAGGAGCATGAGGACGAACGAGGGGATCAGcctgaagaagaggaaaaggaggacgaggacgtaTCTGTAAAAGGGACAGTGGTGCAAAACTGTCCAACAACTGACCCACAATATGTCCTTCATTCTCAGAATCCTGCAGAATGTGCGTCAGTGAACACCCTGGCAGGGTTAACTAACGGATTTCCCCAAAAGGGCCTGTTGCAGAACAAGTACAAGATCCGCGTGGACTTCAAG GAGGACTGTGCTGTACAGAATGTATGGTTAATGGGCGGCCTGAGCGTCCTCACGTCTGTCCCTACCACCCcacaacctgtctgtctgctctgtgccAGTAAAGGACGACATGAG ATGATATTCTGCCAGATCTGCTGTGAACCCTTCCACAGTTTCTGCCTCTTGCCAGAGGAGCGCCCCATGAAGGAGAACAAGGAGAACTGGTGCTGCAGACGCTGCAAATTCTGTCATGTGTGTGGCCGTCGAAGCAAGAGCAGCAAG CCTGTGTTGCAGTGCAGGAGATGCCAAACTTCTTACCACCCGTCCTGCTTGGGACCAACTTATCCTAAACCTATGAACTGCAGCATGCCTTGG GTGTGCATGACCTGCATTCGGTGTAAAAGCTGCGGTGTGACTCCTGGAATGACGTGGGACTTGGCCTGGAACCACGAGCGGGACCTCTGTCCCGACTGCACTCTTCTCCACAACAAAG GTGACTTCTGCACCGTCTGTCACAAGTGTTATGACGACAccaagcagcacacacagatgattCAATGTTCAGAGTGCAGCCACTGGATTCATCACACATGTGAAGGACTTTCAG ACGAGCTGTTTGAGTTGCTTTCATACCAGCCAGAAGAAATGTCTTTCACCTGCCAACCCTGCAGACAGCACCCAGCTGAACACAGCAGCTTGAAGGAGGAGCTACAGAGCAGGCTGATAGTCGGGCTGGCGGAGGTGCTCACTGACCTCCTCCACAACAATTCCACGCAGCACCTCCTTATCTGTAAAATG TGTCAGGAAACAGACACATGCTCTGTCAGGGAACAGCAACCAGTCTGTGATCTCCAAGCCATGGAGAAGAAGTTTGAACGGGGCGGTTACACCTCAATT AAAGCCTTCCATACGGATGTTGCCTCTGTGATGAGGAAAtggctgaaggaggaggaactTCTCCCAGAGGATCAGAGACCGACCAGTCAGGCCAAGGCGCACTATGTCCAA CTGATCGAGCAGGTTTTCAGTTGGTTTCCTGCACACCATCTAAAAAAGTGGAACTCCTTCTCTGAGGAATTCCCAAG TGGCATGCTCCCTGAGGCAGTCCTCCCACCATCTAAGGAGCACAGCTATGCACAGTGGCTGGAAAGGCCATACCAGCCCAAGGAGTCCAGGGGCCCACATGCAGGGAAAACCGACTCCCTACACTCTGGTGTATCGCACAGCTTCCATCTGAATGCACATG GTCACAGGACAAGTGATCTGGAAACTGAAGATTCGAGGCAGTGTGCACTGTGCCAACAATATGGAGACTCTGTTCCCAGT GACGCAGGTCGGCTGTTGTACATGGGACAGAACGAGTGGGCCCACGTTAACTGCTGCCTTTGGTCTGCAGAGGTGTATGAGGAAAACAGCGCTCTTCTGCAGGTGCACAGTGCCGTCTCAAGAGGGCGCCACCTG CGCTGTGATCGTTGTGGGCAGTCGGGAGCCACTGTGGGCTGCCTTATTGCCACCTGCCAGAGTAACTTCCACTTCATGTGCGCTCGTGCCCAGAACTGTGTGTTCCAGCAGGACAGGAAGATGTACTGCTACAAACACAGCGATCTTGTCAGTGCAAAG ATGGTGTCTGGGAAAGGGTTTGAAGTCCCTCGGCGGGTATATGTCGACTTTGAGGGCATAAATCTCAGGAGAAAGTTCCTCACGGGGTTAGAGCCAGAAACCATAAACATGACCATAG GCTCTCTGCAGATTCAGAAACTTGGTGTGTTGTCAGAGCTGTCATCAAATGGGAGGATGCTGTACCCTGTCGGATATCA GTGTTCTCGGTTGTACTGGAGCACTGTGGATCCCCGCAGACGCTGCAAATACACCTGCAAGGTGACAGAAGTGAGCACACCTCTACCCGGTGAGGAACAAGATCCACGGTGGGACCAAGAAGAGAATCACACCATAGTCCACAGTCCGAGCCACCATAGAG ATGTGGAGTCTCTGGATTGTTTAAGCTCCTCATCCAGCCCAATAAAGTCCACTACTCCATCACCCAACtctaaacaacacaacacacccaGGTCCAAAAGTCCTGGTTACCCACAGACCAGGAGACCAGCAGGAGGATCATCTCGACCTCTTCCATCTCCAG GGACCGCTGCTCCCAAATCGCATCACATCCTCACACTGAGGGACCTGGAGGACACCCGCAGGCCTCGCAGGCTCTCATCAAGAAGCCGCTGCAGTTCCTCGCCGACAGACAGCGATCCATCCGTACCCATGACCCTTCGCTCTGGTGGCACCGTCCACTCCAGGTGTGCCCTTTTCAGCTCCCCACCAAGATCGTCAAACTTGGGACCAGCCTCGCCTCCCCTGTCACGACAAAACTCAACATCACCAGTCTGGAGCTCCCCACCTAGATCCACATCCAGCATTTCTGCAGGGCTGTCGCCTCGGCAGGGAGCCATCACTCACTCCCCGAAAGGgagacagaactttaaaatcACCACTCCAGTTTCTGCAGAGGTTCCCCAAGATTTCCTAGCATCGTCTGAGGCAGAAGATGCAGCTGTGGCCACAACTAATGGCATCTCACTGGCCCCTGATAACCTGGAGGAGGAAGTAGCCCACCTGATGTCTCAGGAGCTGCCATACACTGTGTTCGACACCGACACAGAGGTCGCGGTGGCCTCCATGCTGAATGCGAAGCTCGAGTTTGACGAGGCTCTGCTCACAGAGAACGTGGCGCTCCACTGCGGAGCACAAAGcgggagaggagaggtggaagGCGTAGGGCAAGATGTGGAAATGCAGGAAGAGAATCGGGAGAATGAGTCCGAAGATGAAGACTCAAGGCGGTACTTAAAATTTTCACGCACCGTGGTGTGCGACGCAGCCAGCAGCTCGGACGCTTCAGGTCAGCTCACTTCAACGCAGTCGATCTCACAGTTGGATGGAGCGGATGGAGGGTCAGAGAGCGACGAAAGCGAGGCGGGTGATGATGAAGCTGAGGACacggaagaagaagagggagagatcCAGATGCACGCCAACCATAATACACCTACTAAACAGCTCACAGTTGCTCTAAAGAGGCTGGAGTCAGTCTACAATACGTCAACAGCTGACCAAGAGTTTCAGGAACAGCCTGATGTTCTTGAATCAGGCTATGCAAACGATGGCATGTCAGTTCAGGGCGAAGAGGTCCTGATGAGCTCTGAACCAGCTCAAGATGACGTGTTTTTGGATTCAGCGACAGGCCATTTTGTCTCCCCCGGAGATGCCGCCGTAACCTACCCAAATGATGAAGTTGACTTTAAAGATGACAGCAGCTCATCCACAGACTCCGCCGAAGGATTTAAAGATGATTTGAATGACCCTGATTACTCTCCAGAGCATGAAACCACGTCACCGATGAAAACCATCTTTGCGAAGTCAAAACGTCCAGCACCAAACCTCAAACGTTTTTCTCCCAAACCGTGTCTTCCACAACAGACCAAAGTCAAATTGCTGCTACCGTCTCAACAGACTGCGAACAACGCGTCCGTTTCCTCTCCTGCCGCCACTTTTTGCACACTTCCGCGCACGGTCACCTCCCCCATTGTGATCAATGGTTTGAACGCTCTACCTATTGAGCCCGGCGCCACGCGGGGCAGGACCGTCGCCATCCGCTTGGACAACTCGAAGCCAGGAAGTCAGCAGCAAGTTGTCATTCAGAATCAAGCTGCCACCACGAGCTCACCTCCGACGCAGAATCCCGCCCCTCAAGTCCTGCTGGTGAACCGACAAGGTCAGATCCTAATCAAAGACCCGAGATCGAACACTTATCAGTCCCTCAGTACAAATTCTCCTGCCTACAATAAAATAAGTCAGATTGCAAAGATTCTCCACAGTGGGAATGCCTTGCAGCGCTCAGTCCCTCGTGTTGTAATAAGAAATCGTTCAAATGTCTCTGCCACCGACGCCTCTCCTGCCGGTAACCACAcgacaacaacagagagaaaaatcatcGTCAGAGTGGTGCCTGTGAAAAGCAGCGGGACTCCGGGTACCACAACTGCCGTCAGTACACACAGAGCTCCTGAAGCCTCTTTCTCCGACATCAAAGAAAGCACAGCCCAGGCTATTATCGACAGAGCCATGGCTACCCACCGCAACGCGCCAAAGACTGAGCCCATCATCCTCAGTAACACTCGCACGCCGAAGGCCAGACATGGACAGCCGTCCCAGTTAAAGGAAGCAGAGGACTCAGATCAGTCACCAGCTGCATCTTCAGAGACGCCCGGCGGTTCACCTGCTTCATTGCACCACCAAGTGAGGATCAAGAGAGTGTCGTCGGTGTCTGAAAGGCCTTCCAGGAAGAAATCTAAGATGGACTTCTTGAGGGATCCCTCAAATGAACCAGATGAAGTGAACGAAGCCGG CAGGCCGAGCGGTGTGAGAATGAAAGCTCCAACAATGACGGATGTTCTTGATATGGACACAGAGAATATACATAATGAGCCTGGGCCGCTGAGGATTACcgctccaccacctcctcctacACCATCCAG ATATCCTCGGACTGAGAgtccacctccacacacaccaaccaacaGTCACATCCTGGCTAAAACACACATGTGGGTGAGCGCTCGCCATGGAGACCTCTGTGAATGGGGCCCTTATTCAG GTTTTAGCTCTGACGACGACGCACCTGTACTCAAACACAGGCAGAGGACGTACATGAACCAACCCCACCTACGCTTTGAAATCACCAGCGATGATGGCTTCAGTGTTAAAGCTAACAGTATAGAGG TCGCCTGGCGTGCGGTGATCGACAGTGTGCTCGAAGCTCGTGCAGGCTTCCACCTGAAGCAGCTGCCTCTAGGCAGTATGAGCGGTCCGCGGGTGCTCGGCGTCGTCCACGACGCTGTCATCTTCCtgctggagcagctgcaggGTGCCGCAAACTGCAAATACCACCGTTTCCGCTTCCACCGCTGCGACGACATCGAGGAAGAGCTTCCCCTCAATCCCAGCGGCTGCGCTCGCTCCGAAGTCTGCACACG GAAAGCCACTTTCGATATGTTTAACTTCCTGGCCTCACAGCACAGAGAGCTTCCTGACATAGTCGGACCTtttgatgaagaggaggatgagttTCCACTGAAATCTTCGag ACGAGCCACCAGCAGTGAGCTTCCCATGGCAATGAGATTCAGACACTTGGAAAAAATATCTAAAGAAGCAGTAGGCGTTTACAG ATCTGAAATTCACGGTCGCGGCCTTTTCTGCAAAAGAAACATCGAGGCCGGGGAGATGGTGATCGAGTACGCCGGCAACGTCATTCGCGCTGTCCTGACTGATAAGCGGGAGAAGTATTATGACAGCAAG GGCATCGGCTGCTACATGTTCCGCATCGACGACTTCGACGTGGTGGACGCGACGATGCAAGGCAACGCGGCCCGCTTCATCAACCACTCGTGCGAGCCCAACTGCTACTCTCGCGTCATCAACGTGGACGGCCGCAAGCACATCGTCATCTTCGCCCTGAGGAAGATCTACCGGGGCGAAGAGCTGACCTACGACTACAAGTTCCCCATCGAGGACGAGAACAGCAAGCTGCATTGCAACTGCGGCGCGAGGCGCTGCCGCCGCTTCCTGAATTAG
- the LOC104927560 gene encoding trypsin-3 has product MKALVFLVLLGAAFAAAEDDKIVGGYECPRNSVPYQVSLNAGYHFCGGSLISSQWVVSAAHCYKSRIQVRLGEHNIAVNEGTEQWIDSAKLIKHPQYNSHNLDNDIMLIKLSRPATLNNYVKTVSLPSRCPVADENCLVSGWGNMSANGNNFPDRLQCLRQPIIDDRICRNAYPHLFTENMLCSGFMHGGASSCQGDSGGPLVCNGQLQGVVSWGYECAMQGHPSVYARVCRYNSWISTVMRNN; this is encoded by the exons ATGAAAGCTCTGGTATTCCTGGTTTTGCTTGGAGCAGCAT TTGCTGCAGCTGAGGATGATAAGATTGTCGGGGGGTATGAGTGTCCCAGAAACTCTGTTCCCTACCAGGTGTCTCTGAATGCTGGATACCACTTCTGCGGTGGATCCCTCATCTCCAGCCAGTGGGTGGTGTCTGCTGCTCACTGCTACAAGTC TCGTATCCAGGTCCGTCTTGGTGAGCACAACATCGCTGTGAACGAGGGCACCGAGCAGTGGATTGACTCTGCCAAGTTGATCAAGCACCCCCAGTACAACAGCCACAACCTGGACAACGACATCATGCTGATCAAACTGAGCCGCCCCGCCACCCTCAACAACTACGTCAAGACCGTGTCCCTGCCCTCTCGCTGCCCAGTTGCCGACGAGAACTGCCTGGTGTCAGGGTGGGGCAACATGTCTGCCAATGGCA ACAACTTTCCTGACAGGCTGCAGTGCCTGAGGCAGCCCATCATCGATGACAGGATCTGCAGGAACGCCTACCCCCACCTCTTCACCGAGAACATGCTTTGCTCCGGATTCATGCATGGAGGTGCCAGCAGCTGCCAA GGAGACTCCGGTGGTCCTCTGGTGTGTAATGGACAGCTGCAGGGTGTGGTGTCCTGGGGTTACGAATGCGCCATGCAGGGGCACCCCAGTGTCTACGCCCGTGTGTGCCGCTACAACAGCTGGATCAGCACCGTCATGAGAAACAACTAA